In a single window of the Rhodamnia argentea isolate NSW1041297 chromosome 2, ASM2092103v1, whole genome shotgun sequence genome:
- the LOC115748990 gene encoding 40S ribosomal protein S8: MGISRDSMHKRRATGGKKKAWRKKRKYELGRQPANTKLSSNKTVRRIRVRGGNVKWRALRLDTGNYSWGSEAVTRKTRILDVVYNASNNELVRTQTLVKSAIIQVDAAPFKQWYLQHYGVDIGRKKKTQASAKKEGEEAEAPAEEVKKSSHVLRKLEKRQKERKLDQHIEEQFGSGRLLACISSRPGQCGRADGYILEGKELEFYMKKIQRKKGKGAAA; the protein is encoded by the exons ATGG GTATCTCTCGTGATTCGATGCACAAGAGGCGCGCCACTGGAGGCAAGAAGAAGgcttggaggaagaagagaaa GTATGAGCTTGGAAGGCAGCCTGCCAATACTAAGCTGTCGAGCAACAAGACTGTGAGGAGGATTAGAGTTAGGGGTGGTAATGTGAAGTGGCGTGCTTTGAGGCTCGACACCGGAAATTACTCGTGGGGAAGTGAGGCTGTGACCAGGAAGACTAGAATTCTTGATGTGGTGTACAATGCGTCCAACAATGAGCTGGTCCGTACCCAGACTCTGGTGAAGAGTGCGATAATCCAGGTTGATGCGGCACCATTCAAGCAGTGGTATCTCCAGCACTATGGTGTTGATATTGGCCGCAAGAAGAAAACTCAAGCTTCTGCCAAGAAAGAAGGGGAG GAGGCTGAAGCTCCTGCTGAGGAGGTGAAGAAGAGCAGCCACGTGTTGAGAAAGCTTGAGAAACGCCAGAAGGAACGCAAGCTTGACCAACATATCGAGGAGCAATTTGGAAGTGGCCGTTTGTTAGCATGCATCTCATCCCGACCGGGTCAGTGTGGCCGTGCTGATGG ATATATCTTGGAGGGTAAGGAACTGGAATTCTACATGAAGAAGAtccagaggaagaagggcaaggGAGCTGCTGCATAA
- the LOC115748923 gene encoding beta-1,2-xylosyltransferase-like, with the protein MTGRSYNLLKVVVALFAINTLSLFLYFRPTPKRTLEASSSQIRHDDPTGVIPQLTERRRDGNFDSLKRWPILPSYLPWSQNPSARPHSCEAFFGNGFTRRLDLLSAVDGGGGRGGGWFRCFHSETLESSVCEGGQLRMSPERIRMAVGGERLEDVLGRSEEEEMPVFEDGAFQISEGGGGGELVFRRGKSLVSDEFLDNYVDQGKRHPIRSLIGSIRVVKPGELQCDQWIEEPTLLITRFEYANLFHTVTDWYNAYVSSRVTELPYRPHVIFVDGHCTSPMEEMWQALFSSVAYAKSFHGSVCFRRAVMSPLGYENAMFKGLSQPINCQGTSAQDLWRNPDDHKTARLSEFGEMIRSAFGFSVNRHHPEKAVSGHNVLFVRRENYLAHPRHSGKPESRLSNEQEVFDSLKSWASNHIKCKVNLVNGLFAHMLMKDQVQAIQDASVIIGAHGAGLTHIVSATPKTVILEIISSQYRRPHFALISKWKGLEYHAINLVGSHADPPVVINELSSILKSLGC; encoded by the exons ATGACCGGAAGAAGCTACAATCTCCTGAAAGTGGTGGTCGCCCTCTTCGCCatcaacaccctctctctcttcctctactTCCGCCCTACCCCGAAGCGAACCCTCGAAGCTTCTTCGTCACAGATCCGCCACGACGATCCGACCGGCGTCATCCCTCAACTCACCGAGCGACGCCGCGACGGCAACTTCGATTCTCTGAAAAGATGGCCGATCCTCCCCTCCTACCTCCCCTGGTCCCAAAACCCTAGCGCCCGGCCCCACTCCTGCGAGGCCTTCTTCGGCAACGGCTTCACCCGCCGCCTCGACCTCCTCTCCGCCGTCGACGGCGGAGGGGGCCGCGGGGGAGGATGGTTCCGGTGCTTCCACAGCGAGACGCTCGAGAGCTCCGTCTGCGAGGGAGGGCAGCTGAGGATGTCGCCCGAGAGGATCAGGATGGCGGTGGGAGGGGAGAGGCTGGAGGACGTGTTGGGGAGgagtgaggaggaggagatgccGGTGTTCGAGGACGGCGCGTTCCAGATCTCCGAGGGAGGGGGTGGCGGCGAGTTGGTGTTCAGGAGAGGGAAGAGTCTCGTGAGCGATGAGTTCTTGGATAATTATGTGGACCAGGGTAAGCGGCATCCGATTCGTAGTTTGATCGGGTCGATTCGTGTCGTCAAACCAGGAGAGCTGCAGTGCGATCAG TGGATCGAGGAGCCAACACTTCTTATCACTCGCTTTGAATATGCAAACTTATTTCACACGGTTACTGATTGGTACAACGCATATGTTTCCTCTAGGGTCACTGAATTACCATATCGGCCTCATGTTATCTTTGTAGACGGCCATTGCACG TCGCCCATGGAAGAAATGTGGCAGGCGCTGTTTTCAAGTGTTGCATATGCTAAAAGTTTTCACGGGTCAGTTTGCTTCCGTCGTGCCGTTATGTCGCCTTTGGGATATGAGAATGCCATGTTCAAGGGACTCAGTCAGCCTATAAACTGCCAGGGGACATCTGCACAAGATTTATGGCGGAATCCCGATGACCACAAGACTGCTCGACTTTCTGAGTTCGGAGAGATGATTAGATCAGCTTTTGGTTTCTCAGTGAACAGACATCATCCTGAAAAGGCAGTCTCTGGTCATAATGTGCTATTTGTTCGTCGTGAAAACTATTTAGCCCACCCTCGACACAGTGGCAAACCCGAGTCAAGGCTTAGCAATGAGCAAGAAGTCTTTGATTCTTTGAAGAGCTGGGCCTCCAACCATATAAAATGCAAAGTAAATCTTGTGAATGGTTTGTTTGCACACATGCTCATGAAGGACCAAGTGCAAGCCATTCAAGATGCCTCAGTTATTATCGGAGCTCACGGCGCAGGTCTAACTCACATTGTGTCGGCAACGCCCAAAACAGTAATTCTTGAGATCATTAGCAGCCAATACAGGCGTCCTCATTTTGCCCTAATTTCAAAGTGGAAGGGCTTGGAGTACCATGCCATCAATCTCGTGGGATCACATGCTGACCCGCCTGTGGTCATTAATGAGCTTAGTAGCATATTGAAAAGCCTAGGATGCTGA
- the LOC115748925 gene encoding pirin-like protein, which produces MTDAQVSCEISEPRMVTRKFLARPQHEGVGAIVRRSIGRFELRYFDPFLALDEFSVTAPAGFPDHPHRGFETVTYMLQGSMTHEDFEGQKGIIGPGDVQWMTAGRGIVHSEMPASQGTQKGLQLWINLSSKQKMIEPKYQEISGKDIAEATEDGINVRVIAGEALGAKSPIYTRTPTMYLDFTLKPGAHLQQPIPTSWNAFVYVLEGEGVFGIPQSSPVTTHHLLLLGHGDGVEAWNRSTKPLRFILVGGEPLGEPVVQLGPFVMNTQEEIDRTIYDFDNCINGFEKARHWRRSDF; this is translated from the exons atgacagACGCACAAGTTTCTTGCGAAATCAGCGAGCCCCGCATGGTGACCAGGAAGTTCTTGGCCAGGCCTCAGCACGAAGGCGTCGGAGCCATTGTCAGGAGAAGCATTGGCCG GTTTGAGCTGAGATACTTCGATCCTTTTCTTGCCTTGGATGAATTTTCGG TGACTGCTCCTGCTGGATTTCCAGACCATCCGCACAGAG GATTCGAGACCGTCACCTACATGCTACAG GGATCCATGACACATGAAGATTTCGAAGGGCAAAAGGGGATAATAGGACCCGGTGATGTACAGTGGATGACCGCGGGAAGAGGGATTGTCCATTCCGAGATGCCTGCAAGTCAGGGAACTCAAAAAGGGTTACAGCTCTGGATCAACCTCTCCTCCAAACAAAAAAT GATTGAGCCGAAGTACCAAGAAATATCAGGCAAAGACATTGCAGAAGCTACGGAAGATGGTATCAACGTGAGGGTCATAGCAGGAGAGGCTTTAGGAGCCAAATCTCCAATCTACACGAGAACACCCACCATGTACCTGGACTTCACTCTTAAGCCAGGGGCTCACCTTCAACAGCCGATACCCACCTCGTGGAACGCCTTCGTGTACGTCCTCGAGGGGGAGGGCGTCTTCGGGATCCCGCAATCCTCGCCCGTGACTacccaccacctcctcctcctcggccacGGAGACGGGGTTGAGGCGTGGAACAGATCGACCAAGCCCTTGAGGTTCATCTTGGTCGGAGGCGAGCCGTTGGGCGAGCCCGTGGTGCAGCTCGGGCCATTTGTGATGAACACTCAGGAAGAGATTGACCGGACCATATACGATTTCGATAATTGCATCAATGGGTTTGAGAAGGCAAGGCATTGGAGGAGATCGGACTTTTAG